The Chrysemys picta bellii isolate R12L10 unplaced genomic scaffold, ASM1138683v2 scaf1302, whole genome shotgun sequence DNA window GGTACTAGAGCAATAGTTGGAGATTTCCCGAAAAGCCTCATTGTAGACAAGGTCTATGAGTGGGAGCGAGGATCTCCTGTCAGTGGCTCCAGGCTAAAATCCACAAGCAaatactgatggctgttcagagatGGTCACTTGAAAAGAGGCGATGGGTCTCTTGTCACTTACCCTGAGCTACAGCGTAGCCGTCTCCCgtcctccctgcagagagaaggcaaaTTTCAGTGAATGCAGCTCCCGAGATAGGAACCGACTCCGATCTGTGTCCACAGCTCAGAAACAGGGCCCCTGGCCCAATATAGACCCCTGGCGCCAGTAATGGACTCAAGGTCCCAGGCGCTCACGATCGGCAGGAGAGAAAGACACGAGACAGTTTCCAAAGATCTCAGTCCACTGGCTGCTGGGCTCGCTGGAAAACCAAGCCTCATATAAACTGTAACCCGCACCCAGGTTCTGGGTCtggccctccagcagctcccatggggGTCATTAGCTCAGTCCCGCAGTGGGACAGTCACACAGTACTGACACTGGCTCCTGTATTGCTGTTGGCCTTAGGTAGGTGTGCAGGGCCCGGCAAGTCCAGGGAatgcccccaacccagccacttTACCTGGGCATTGCTTTTTCCAGAAGAATACTCCGACTATAACACCAATCAGGACAGCTGCAGTGATAACTCCAGCCACAATGGGAATCAGACTATTATTTggttctgaaatggaatggagagaatgagcaatggggaaaaatcccccactaaaacccccctttcatcccagtgcagggatcagtcagtcagctccccagataagggctgaatcctgcaaccatccaccccttccaatgCAGCCACCATGCACCTACCAGGCATTATACCCCACCACAGAAAGTCCTGGACACTAGACCCAGCCTCTACCACttcaattcataataaatatttagcacttaaaatAGAAGACTTTTATAACATTAATCAATCTTCATAAACCTAATTATTAGAGAGAATTAATGTCAGTATCGTCCCTAAACGGGAAAGGGGGAACACTTGCTGAAGATCACACAGAGTCAgtgaaagagccaggaatagaccccaggaatcctgacttccagcccctcctcccctaacccacctgcccccactccccttccaggagtcctggctcccagcccctaacTCCCCCTTGACCACCCTGACTTTCATGACTAATGGAACACAGTCCCATTGTGTGATTCTGGTGACAAACTGGAAATTGACCTCAAAGCTCTGGATTTCCCTGCCATGAATATAGTTAGATACAATGCGtgttttttgagggggcaggaagtgaagaggggacaatagagatattttaatactgttcttggtttatatgaacctgttaaaccccaagttctgtatacactttaagtttcattaatcagcttctactgttgtctgaaagatccacataataatacagcaaaaagaaaaatatttctaagagaataaggaaatgtggtttatgacacaaaaattggcaggggacgTAGTAGCAGGATTATGATGTGAAACCATCTGTTGACTAGATTTCCAGTGCAGGCTGcccttttagaaattgtttgcacttccaaatgctgcatttttccacatcccaatTAACCAAGCAAAAAGATGGGTAATAAATTCTCTCTCGACTTCCTTGTGCTAGGTGCATAGGAGACACTCCCCCGATGCAGGGCTCTAATCTGCCTCCTCgctccattccaaggccagaccctctcttccagcatcactgcgcacagaaacaagctgctcccaacattAAACCTCTACCTCTGGCCACATGGGCCCATAGAGTCGTGTTTCTGAGAACCTGCTGAatcctaggactagaagggacctcgagagcttatctagtcccatcccctgcactcatggcaggaccacgagtgcatgaagttgagaacgggctggaagctgaagcaagaccaactctgtctggaaataaggggcagatttgagcttctcctgggatgtgataaattctccatcccttggagactacatctggaatggaaatctctttctgaaggatcagcgctggtttgcccacagatgaccagactgtgatttccccctgccctggactaggcaggagctcagatcagatgattagaatggtcccttcaggccttaatgtctcgttgttaatcttctcccttcagagacactgtattgctgagatgtatccaacagccccagaggcagcaaactggagagcaagacatgagccccaggcactgtgggtcccaactctagcacaagaacttgactgcagggggacagagccaaagaggacagggcctcacagaccctgagaaagtccagcttcagcctataaatccgaatgagaatttttcaggggttgagtttaatggattccccctctcccactaggaaaacagacaaacacacaaactccttaccccaggagacagagagtggcTCTAACAGGCTTTCATGCTCCACGTGACATGAATAATGGGCTTTGATCTTGGGATCAATCTCCATTGTCACCCAGGTCTGGTAGGTCCCATCCCTATTGGGTAGGATGCCTTCAGAGTAGGTCTcctgctgtctgctctccccatttttcagccaggtcacggtgatgtcccgggggtagaatccactgaccttacaggagagggtggtgagGCCGTCATGAGATGACCTGTCGCTCACTCTAGCTGTTGGACacactgggaaaaagaagaaactcaagttaggtgttttcaagctctaatccaggcagcattttctagagctttgcagcatgaaattctgagacccgagcagtgggagaggatgagagtccatgagaCAGAATCCCTCTGATGAGAGAGAACCACCATGTTAGAGGATTTCTGTGCCGAATTCACAGCATCAGCAACGGTGAATCCTGAATCCAGGTCCctgacctggcctctgctccaaaCCACAGAGACACAAATACCTTGACAGGTTTCACTAAACTCCAGATACAGGTGTCAATCACATGCTAGGTTTGtacccatctcctctcagtccctGGATTTGAAAGAGAGAAGAATCTTGCCCTGGCCAGGGAGCAAAAACTGGACTGGATAAACTGACCAATTAGAGACGGAAAGGGCCCATTAAACAAAAAGTGACACACAGTGCTAAATTGCCCCTCAAACGAGCTAATATGAATTGACTAATTTCTTGTAGGTTGTTACCAAATCTATTTACCCCAATATTatggatttcaaaaggaattatgctaatgttgaaaaatcagtttcccagccccctggcattgaaatacacattacaatgctgtgtatggatttttcttgttggcatttgtaaagatggcaaaggacaagataatgttctgctgaggtttgtgagagaaataagcaattagtataattgttgcaaaaaactgggtagaaatttcaagtaaccttgaacagcaagtgcaaactgtttgggaagggaaagatcagggtgtgtaatgatgctaactaatctgggaaatgtgtgtgtatggtaacagacaaggtacataaacgggtaatagtgagttaacattttgaagcaggctgtcctcctgagttggagtgttaaagcatttaacctcttcccttctatgtttgtgattaatctttaactaaaaagctttggtaataaatttgagtgtgattatctggtgtcttattgataaaagaatcaaaaagtaagtatgaaagtgttgtagcaaaggtaggtcttgagggggaaaactttaaggacaaggggagccttcttccaggttagtatggggagggcaattccacatgtagggaatggcatggaaggaagcacataaatgactgtaggagaagtttggcaacaaggacaaagctaccatcattgatggaacacgggctgggggcaacacaagaaatatgatggtacagacagtgaatggggaagaattacatggtgaatgaagctggtgtccatagaagtggcacttccataattaagcagagtgctctaacatgcacaagtacagattgccttgataacggctgtgtcacatcagaggaagaggtagaatttgtgatgtgaagttgcgctcatttggtcaagtggctctggagatgcagcttctctacagtgaactgcttttaacattttcaatttcttatctttttttccagcagaactgatggggaaggggttgtttccCCACCTATCCCTGGTGCAAGGTTTGCTGAATATCCGCCTACCCATCTGCTCCAGtttggaactggggctggggaatggagaTGTAGCCAGTAGTGTCCCCCTAGGTGGGGCTTGTCCCCCGCCTTACCTTTCCTCTGTAGAGTCTCCTTCCCGTACTCTAGAGCACTCCTTAGCCAGGAAATACAATTCCCCTCCACGTAGCGTTTCCACTGCTGGTTGTCATTTACTTCAGcctcccatctcctcttggtGATCTGAGCCCCAATATCTGCTGCTACCCAAGTCATGGTCTCCTTATCGAAGGTAAGAAAGTCTCGTCCGTCATATGAATCCTGGTAAAACCCCTGAATGCTGTTGTCTTCCCGGAGATCACAGCCGTATATCGTCTGGATGATGTGAAACCCTGAAacacagctgagggtcagaagcagtctctctctgaaaatctcaccaagagcccactgcaggtagcccagtggttcttcttcttgctactgggccctccctcccctgagaaatggggttcccacttatgctgttgggtcctacaccctcccagctcctttcagGAGGGAACCCAAACCCGCAGGGGGCACCCTCTCCATCTGTTGGGTCTTGTACACTAAAGAgcccccactgcagagagctcacaaccttcaaggagtacctcactgctgcttgttcttgtatgttccctgcaggaggagcagggtggcacaatcccaaagggagtactccggatattgcagggatctatcccctccagctctcttctgctctctgaggATCCCCCCAGTTCTCGTAGTCAGGGTCattctggagaagagagggagttcagggtgtcTGTACCCCACTCTCTTCTGCTCTGGTTGTATTAACTTTGCAGGGTCCTCAGGATCACTTGGTCCCCCACCTCCGTCATTGACAGTACCCCCATTCCCCTGTGAGGAGGGGGTACAGGTCTGTCCCCCACACTAACCTCTGCTCTGGTTTAATGACCTCACAGAATGCCCAGGGTcactctgtttccctgccccatcttctccgtgcccccaactcagtctaggaatggcaaagaaccaacTTCATATGCTTGGCCTCTTATTCACATGGCCACTGTTTCAAGGTGATTCCCTGTGAGGATCAGGCCACTGACGGCCCTTAGTTCAGCTAGCCACCATTTTCCTACAGCCAGGCTAATCTTCACAACGGCCCCCATCTCGCACACAACCAAGAGCAGACTCAGTtaatggagccacccctgggctgataggaggcagggagggagactggggggagggaagggggatggggacaggaaggagaatttaggggagcaggagagaggctgtggtgaACAGAGAACAGTGTGGGGATCACGAGGAAGACTGAAACGTGGGGAAAGGATCAGACCCCTAGCTTGGCAAACTGGGTAGAACTCACACAGGGTCCCAAATATTTTCACACCTCCCTCACCCTGCATTAGATACATCGAGgtaaatgccaagattttcagcaatgactagtgattttgggtgcctgactgagaccctttaaaggggcctgatcagaaagtgggagcacccggcctctgaacatcagacacccaaaaatcactaatcacttgtggaaaacattaaaagtaacaacagctacagaaaggttagtaaccattttttcttcttcaactgtTTGCACAAGTCCCTTCCACGTTCGGGGACTTCCAAGCAATACCGtaagaggtgggctcggagttcatggaCACATGGATTACAATACTGCCCAACCAAACCCAGTGTCATCTCTCACTTGGTGGGTAATGGCGTAGTTGGAAGAAAAAGTACGTATTGACGCCCAGgtcgctgctctgcaaatgtcctggatcaggcCTGGGCCATGAACGCCACTGAGGAAGCTTGTGCTCTCACAGAATGGGGCGCAaggaaggcaggtggtgggacACCTGCCTGCTCGTAGCACATGTGAATGCACAATGTAATCCACAATGAAATTCTCTGAGCCAAAAGGGGTAGGGTTTTCATCCTATCAGAGCGGTGTGGATTTATGGATCAGCTTAGGACACCTGCCTAAcatccagagggtggagatgtcattcctccctattcttgtgcggcttgaggaagggaatgggcaggaaaatACCCTGATTACTATGAAACTCCAAGATTACCTTTGGGAGGAACATGGGGTGGCGGCAACGTTGTACCTTGTCGCAGTAGcgtagccgggggggggggggagcagggggagcggccgctcccccccTGAGCAGAAGCTGCGCCTTTTTTGTGCTCCGACGCCTTTTGCTCCTGCGCTGCTGCCGGAGTGGagcatttttttttgctcccagcgCCTTTTTTCTCCCGACACTTTTTGCTCCCGGTGCCTTTTTTTAGCTCTGCTCCCCGTGCTcttaacctggctacgccactgccttgtcgttaaagaacactgtatatggaggttttgacataagagctctaatctccgagcccctcctgactgaggtaattgctaccagaaaggcgaccttctaggaaaggtccaacagagggcacaatgctagaggctcaaagggaggccccgtgagctctgacaggaccaggtttaagtcccccagcgggatgttgtcaaggctgattccccactctggcatttcgagtgcagaaggtgggagcctgcaaggactcgaaaaattaatactggccactccagcctggtaatgctgccaccacccaagtgaaaatctgccttttgccaatccagaagaactctcttgggaagtttttctggggcccctcggcttttccaccccttcttcgggaaagccaagaaaggaaacaaaagaaaaggagaacccagCGGTTGTATTAGCTGATTAATATATGCACTACCTCTTTACCTCATAAGACACAGAAATCAAGTCATGTTCtaacaaaaaggaaattttatttaaaaaaaacttggaaaacttaggttattgctagatcttaaaagagcaactgcaaggattaatcaccaagagtagctttcttgggatccagtttaaaggttacaacaaaacaaaagcatgtggggttagcacacaggaatccacaagccataaaaagaGATTGGCCTAATTGTGTCTACCTGAACATTTCTTGTTCTacttctgtcataaatataaagggacgggggagagggtctgatgcagtgctataaaatcctcttaccagtaaagggttaagaaattcaggtagccagactgacacctgacctggctggcatctgaccaataaggggacaagatactttcaaatcttgggaggggggaagactttgtgtgtggctctttgtctgagtcagagtgatcttgggagacaagaAGTACCTGCAGAAAATCAATCTCCTCAACCAGTCATCTTCCCACCAAACCTCACTTTTCTAAAGTAAGTTTAGTCAGCATTGCAAgtaggtttctgtttgttttgtttggtgagCTTTCCCTTTGTTAGAGGGAAgggttattcctgtttttttctgtaactttaaggttttgtccaGAGGGGGAATCCCTCTGAGTTTGGAAACTGAGTACCCTGTAAAAtagttaccatcctgattttacagagttgattttaccttctttgttttaataaaatccttcttttaagaacctgttttctatggttttaaaacCCCGGGAGTGGGTTTTTAGATCAcggtgtaaccaattggttaggagattattctcaagcttcccaggaaagggggtgtaggggcttgagagtgtattttgggggggaaggggaacttcaAGTGGTTCCTGTCCCGGATTCCTGTTTAaaacacttgatggtggcagtgagagaagcatttctcagggtgcagggaattttgtaccttgggggttttaacctaagctggtagaaaaagcttaggagctcttcatgcgggtccccacgtctttaccctagagtttagagtggggagggaaccttaaCAACTTCCATATCGGTGgttccaaatgagtagtttctaggtatgatcctgatgatttttcatacctggcccagagctttttacGGCATAAGTActgccctgtccctctgcagccaagagaacaaaagacccacacacccagcacttttccccactttgagagggtacagcttccttactggttcccctggtcaggtgccaactcattttaagcttacctcttaactctttacaggtaaggcagTTAGGGTACCGCTGCTAAGGAGGATTCCATAGCTACTGAATGGTTGGGGTGCTACCCCCactcatttatcacagatgggtTCCCAGATTTGTGGGTACAGCCTTTCAAAGCCCTCGAGGAAGGGAATGGACATTTCATGTGAAAAACCTGACTGACCACCCAGCAGGGGTAGAATGCGGAGATCGCTCCTAGGTGTACCTTAACGGATGAAATCGCTAGACCTGGCTATTCCCAGACGGTTCTGGAGTATCTGCTTCATCTGAGAGATGACTcagtgggtgaggaggcaggggtgccggaacagggggaccaaggggccatggccctgccactttagcagcaggtgagagcggggggaggggaaggggaggagtgggcagagcctgagaagaagtgaagcggggggaggggaattggggaagaggcagagtcacagtttcagcaccggtagcccccccccactcatagggagattctggcaccccgctgagaggccttgcagggtagaccaaatggagaaacgcttccacttggcaaggtaagtagctctggtaattggattcctactgcctagcaagacctagcagacctgctccgaacaggccagttctgcaggtttaaacatggacctgtcaggcagatggagcatttggccgCGATCTTGCGAGACCAggtccagaaggggagggagcggCATTGGAGTTGTTACTGACAGGTCTAGAAATAAGCCAAACTAGTGCTGATGTGGCCAGGCTGAGGCTATGAGAATAACCTTCGCTCTTGATCTTCAGCAAGATCTTGTGcacaaaaggaattggggggagagggggaaaggggaaaggcGCAGAACAGGTGATTTCTCCAAGGGAGTAAGACAACATCTGTGAGTGAGCCCGGGTTGCAGTCACACAGACAGCAGAAcggctgacatttcctgttctgtctggtcatgaacaggtctacgaggggagtacccaccactggaaaatggtccttgctatgttggggcatagggaccat harbors:
- the LOC135979850 gene encoding class I histocompatibility antigen, F10 alpha chain-like encodes the protein MYLMQGFHIIQTIYGCDLREDNSIQGFYQDSYDGRDFLTFDKETMTWVAADIGAQITKRRWEAEVNDNQQWKRYVEGNCISWLRSALEYGKETLQRKVCPTARVSDRSSHDGLTTLSCKVSGFYPRDITVTWLKNGESRQQETYSEGILPNRDGTYQTWVTMEIDPKIKAHYSCHVEHESLLEPLSVSWEPNNSLIPIVAGVITAAVLIGVIVGVFFWKKQCPGRTGDGYAVAQGK